A stretch of DNA from Bombus huntii isolate Logan2020A chromosome 15, iyBomHunt1.1, whole genome shotgun sequence:
TGATAGAAATAGAGCATAAACAGTATTATAAACAGTAAAACAGTATAGCTTACGAGATGGtgtatacaataaaaatgcAGATTTATAATCGCCACATGTTATTACATGTAGAAGCACTTAGACAGTATTTACAGATTTTACTAACTGTACCAAGACAGAAGTTCATACTTAATGATGTAtacttttctctctcttttttctttttttttttttgttatagtGAAAATAACATGTGtacacatatgtacatatgagttaatacatgtaataaaatctattaaaagtaactatatttttaattttgtcaaATAATAACTTcacatttattataaataaggataagcaataaataataaaatagtacacattataaagtaataataagAGAACGCGTCTTTCCACTCAATGTAAAATATGCGGCACTTCGTTTAGATGTAAACAAATAGTAGGTCATGTCATAAGTAATATCGTTTCTTATCTTACTTTAGATAAACTTACGTATCATGTTTCGCTGACATGTTTTTATAGGAACTTCTCCCTTTGTTTTTCTCTAATTATTGAAACAATTAGATCGGTATTTTTCACATTAAAGGAAGTTATAAGATGAGTGTCAGCGAAAACTATTTGCAGCATTAcatactatacaaacttaaaaaagGCAGTGCAACTAAGGATACTGTTAAAAATGTTTGTAAAGTATACGGTGAACACGTTTTAAATGTGAGAAAATGTCAAAAAATGGTTTCCGAAATTTCCGTATGACGTTTTTGAATTTTCTAATGAACACAGGTCCGGCCGAAGTGTAACGTTCGATGTCGACGCATTAAAGGCTGTGATTGAAGTAGAATCTTCTTAGACTGCTAAGGAAAAAGTAGGTAAATGCATACATGGATGATTAAAAGTAAACGGAAGTATTAATTTTACTCATTGAAAGTTCGAGTCAAAACGCGGCGTTACTTATGCTATGacctatttctttttttcgtaagtatatgaaataaatattatattagagTCTTAGTAAACTTGTTAAACATtatgatatttcaattttacataTTACCTTAGCcttctttttaatatacaatatgttGATTGAACAGAAAGCATAGCAAACACatgatattacattataacatgGTAAACATATAGAAATATGTCTAAATGGAAAAAAAAGAGTAATAATTAGAAATACAAAACAAAGTAAATGAAACAAACACATATTATTGTCTTGAATTTTATCGAGATTAACATTGATCATATCATTTCCAAATTACTTCCGTTTTGTAGAACattttgaattatttgaaaagACAAACACTAATtatctaatattttaataaaaaaagagtTGATATATAAAACTAATACTAAAATCATACAAAACACAAAATGTGTTTGTAATACAAATATACttacaaatgtaccttgtaataacaaagggtaaagatatattataaaaaaacctATTACTGAAAATCAGAATacaaacatacaaaatataataaaacaattgaaaatggatgattaaaaattatgaaaagcTACCCtgtgcaaaatatttatgtaccttggaaaaaatatttgaatatgcTCTTATATGCACATGTGTGTGTTTCAAcatggtaaatatttttaattgttcgCTATAATCAGCACATTACTAAACATTtaacaaagaagaaaatcattttccattttaacaTCTTTGTTTTCTAAATAGGATACAGCTCAGTcctaaattttgttaaattgttAGTATGAAAAGTTTACAAACCACAGTCTTATTATAAATTTGGTCTAtgtaaataacaattattaattGTACAGATCTTTTATGTGCTTATTTTAGCGGCTTCGAGTAAACTGATGCATGTGAAAAACTTAATAATATATGGATATTAAGGCTTATTGGTCCAATTTAGTATTAATAGTTGCATTAGGGCAGtgattaaatattaatctcACAACTATGAACTTGATGTAATAACAGAGATCtctatcatttttttttcagattttaaatattccattatgaaatatttgttcTCAACAATACAAATTCGATTCTTTGAGGTATTGTTTAATgtttgtatttctttttcttttttttttttatattgtaaCAAAAAGATTCATAGCATTTTAAAGAAGTATGAgacaaacaaataaaaattattaacattttactTTGTCAGATCATCTTATAACATCAAAATTTTCAGCTTCATCATTAAGTGCAGAGAAATCTATTAAATTCGTTTAATATCATAAATAGAGTAATGtcaaaattaaattgaacTTTATATTGATGAACTTTCATCTTATTCTTTTCCTTGCGCTCATCTTCTTTTGATTTTCCTATCAAGTGAATGTCTTTAAACAtggattaatattttattattgaatgTTGTATGTATTAAGATAATTCAAATGATATATTTGCTACCAAGATGGGCATAAccatagaaaataatattccagTAAAGAGCCCTGTGATTAATGATGCTGCCCCAAACATACCAGCTGTTGCCATATATTCAGAATCTAccattctaaaataaaaattcgctCTCTAATatgtttcaatattaaaaataaaaaaaaaagggaaagattttattttttcttatcgTATAAATCTCACCTCGGACAATACATCATGGATAAAGAGGAAAAATAGCCACTACTTATTCCCATTGTAACAGcgattagaaaataaatcCAGTCATTACTAATGTACACTGGTAATATTCTTGAAACACCACTTGGTTTGTAATTACAGAATAAAAACAATGGTATATAGAAAACACGTAAAAGAACTGGTATTATTAAGTACTTTTTACTAGGCtgcaaagaaaaaagataatgatttaaaaattagtttCTGCATTTATTACTTAACGgatttcgattaaaaaatttactcACCCACTGAACCAACGATGCGATTGAACTACCAATGAGAGCAGTGACGTTGAACGTGAGAAAACACATAACAGTACTGTAATAATTTGATGAAACTATAAAATTAGGATCCGAACGAACTATGTCAGATTGAACAGATGGAAATAGAGAAAGAGTTacgaaaaatatgaaaaatgtgTTGAAGCACTGAGGAAAacattgtttaaatattttccagTATGGCGGTGTGTTATGTTTGTCTCTTGCATTATTTTCTAATTGCCTTTTATTTATTCCTTTCTGATGTAATAATTCGCGGTATCGGTAAAATCTCTACAATCAATAACAATTCATGTAAAACATTATACTTaatctataataaaattgataagaaaattataaatcttaCATTTATCGGTAGTGCAAAATAAGTATCAAAGCATGCAAGAAGAATAAACAGAGcagttataaagtaatatattgCCGCAGTCCGAGGATTTGGTGCCATATACTGAGCAAGAAAGTTAATCATCGCTGTAAATGTTCCACTTATATTCTGAAAGTAACATAAGAGTAATATAGTtgaatatgtacatattacaTGAAGTTTTATATCACAAAACTGTACAAGTCGGTGTTTACCGAGCCTAAGATAACAGCTCCTGTGTACTTTGTTGGTAACTTTGCCACCATACCAAACACAGAGTTTTGGTAAATTCCATTAGCAGCTGAAAGGTGTTTCATAAACAAAAATTAGTACTATGTGGATGTGAATGTTCTTAGAAAGTACATTTGACACTAAGTAAAAAAGTggattataatttaaaatcaaTGTACTCTCTAAttgcaaaatataaatataatttatttaaaacacaTAAATGACTGTTATTTTGGAATTTctgcaaaaataattttatcttactgtttaatataataacaGAAATCATGGTAATCCAGAAAAAGACACCTGGCCAACCAGAGCTATCAGTCATTGCCAAAATAACGGtacatacaaatattaaaacttGTATGAAGATGCCCCATACTATACGTGTTGTCAAATTGCcactaaaagaattaaaaaattgtctttAAATACAGATACTTGATTCTTATTAAGTATCTGTAGATTATCACATGATGATAAAGACTATCATATACAATGAAAGTGCTCTAGAGAATATGTTtttcagaaatattaaaagataacACGTATATAAGacattaatttgaaattatacaGAATATACACACCCAAATTGCATAAATACATTTAACCAATTAAATAGTAGATTTGGTATTTGTGCTGCAAATCCTAAGTATGCAAGAAAATTTGTGGCATAGTTTGATTGAATTCCTGTATATTCTTcagataatttgtaattaacaaaatactagaagaataataaatttcattaaaaatgtataaccTATGTAAAATTAGTgataaaaaagtgaaaaaatatGCTTTAAAGAGTCATACATTTTTTGCTGTTATGAACATATTCCATGGCATTAAGATACCAATTCCATGTAGTACCATTATGCAGAATACTATGTTTAAtctaaaattacataaataagctattagaattaaaatttttagtaaattataataaatagcaTTGAAAGTATGACatcttatttatatacatacctATCTTTAGGAGGATTTAATTCAAGGTCTGCTTGATCCATTGTAACTCCtctaaaatttaattcatcATCAGGTCTGCCTGTACCTTCCCAACCAGGAGAAAGACGAACAGGCTCAGTGCCTACAATAAAAGATCTAGATTCACAATATGATTTGGGCaacacatatacatacaaattTAATGATACTGCAGTTAAAGCTATCTTTAGAACACTTTACTAATGCTCCAATTTAAagcaatttattaatttagcGATCATGATACAAACACTTGATATGTACATTACACACTcatatgattttatatttgtatcttAGATTTATATAGCACAGAggataaaaagaatatatcaCAGCACTAATCTTAATCgcataaatattatgtttatattttgcaaaaaataaaatattatttaccaGCTGGTACACGATCTTTAAAAGTGTTATAAGAAGATTTAATATAACCTGGGAACATTGATATAAAGTTTATTTTACTTGTATTCCATATCTGCTTAAATTATACCCCTCTATAACATACATAAGATCATGCTATAAGCACACTATAGGATAGCAGAAAATGCCACAAAATTATGGAATTGAATAGCTAATTTAAACATATCAGGCACATGgtatcaattattaaaatataattataatattaattgatTAACCGATgataattatgataataacacaatatatatatatatatatatatatacacatacatacagacacatgttattttataatattcataaCATATTCATTTCTGTTTCTTGGATCTAagatatattcatatttagTTCACATCAACTCTGTGTCAGCAAAAAAATAATGTTCTATATAAAACATGACACCTTTGTACATATAATATGCATACAATATACTTCTTCCataatgaaattctaataatatatattttaaagcatcgtaaaatttattgtagagAATTATTTAGAACATAggaatttgtattatttcatttcacTCATCTCAATATGCATGTACAAAGTTTTGTTTACGATAGAAAGATAATTAGGAAGTAACACGCCTTTATGTTTATTTTCAGTCACTTTTTcctaaattttttttttcaaagttAGTTATCTATGCAAAGCACAATAGTAAAAAAGTCAAAAGCTAAAGATAACTAGATAATATTCCAAGATGAAATTTTAACAGAAAATCACATATAAACTTCAGATGCTgtatatatttagaaaaatgaaCGTTTTTGTATTACTctcttaataaaattgataaattaaattaaacatatcagttaaatatgtaaaagaataaaaaagatacAGTATCAAATGATTCTAATGTAATCGTCATATAACAATAttcgataataattaatatttaaacatatataacatgtaaaaataatacttAACATTTCATAATATACTGCTCTTTTTAAGAATGAATCTAAAATCACAGTGAATTTTATGAATCTTCACCGGTGAGAGACCGGTTTGGTGGAATATttgcgataaaaataaaaagaaaggaaggtgCACGTTTGTAAGTAGGGTAAAGCTGTAAGTATTCAAAATATAGTAGTAAGGCTGAAACGATTAACGTTCGAAAGTATGGAGAAAGACGATGCGATAAAGAAGGGCATTAGTATATACCTTTCGCGGGCACAATGCGTGTTCCATTCGAATCTTTTAACAAAGTTTGTTCCTCGGGGCCCACACTAAATTCCTTCTTCGTGTAACTACCCGCCATTTTTTCACAGTTTGTAAGATTAAGTCAAATTAAGAGCTGTTGCAATATTGAGGGTTAATATACTTCTCACGTGTTAGTGAAGGGTGTTAGGGTGGAGATGAATCTGCGATAATTGTTTCGTCTGAATACAGTTTCGTTTTTGCCAGGTAGACGGATATTCAGAATTCAAATAATCATTGGAAAACTTGAATTACGAGAAAGTATTTAATTGACATTTGCAGAGTTCTCCCAATTTCTGTGGAATTCCGTGTCTGGCGAAAATACTTTACGAGTTTAGTGTCGGGATCACTGCATATTCGATAGTTAAGGCTTCAAAGTTATGAATAGAACTGCTCCCCAATGTGCAAGACATACCATCTTTCtgctttattttttataggTTAAGATAAGATAGGGGTTAGAGTTCGTCGAGCGAGCTCCACGCTGCGCGGAGATTCAGGAATAACCACGAACTAGTTCAAGATATTGTGATACGCGCGCACATCTATAATATTCAAAtcaacaaacaaaaaaaatctAACATGATGGACGCAATTGGCAAGACTAATGTAAGACAATTAGTTCTCCTTGACTGATACATGTACATTattgtacatatttatatcGGTATTTCATTGGATAATTTTGTATGTGAGATACCTCTTTCTCTTAAATATTGCTGATCTATTCTATATccaaaattaaaaagtttttatatttacatgaATAAAAAGGAACAAAATGATATTGAAAAACATAGTTCCCATTTTACATATCcaaacataaagttataaagttttatttttaaatgctTTCGATACATACTATCGCATTCTTGtatgtgtaatttttaaaattggcAGCCATgactaatttttttttaaatcttttattaACCCCAAGTTTCAACTTGATACCGATCTTCATTTTCTAAAcgtttaacaaaattttctgCTTCTTCTTCAGTTGATCTTGTCATTTGTTTGATTAAATCAACAAATTCTTCACGAACACAATTTGGCATATTTTTAGAATTACCTGCTAGGTAAATGTTACCATTTCTGTTAAGAAATTCCCAACAAAGTTGCTTTTGACTATGTATAACATGTTGTACATATCTAAAATGTTAACAAAAATTTAGTTACATAAGATGCAAGTGGCACATTTAAGtgaataatttacatatttaaggAGTATTTACTTACATTTTATGCTCTTGATCTCGGGAAAACGCACAGAATAAATTTAAACCTTTTTGCAGCGacaaatattcaaaatcaTCTTTACAATGGtaatcttttttcttgtttctaCAGCCAAAAAAGAGGACACAATCATTTAAATTATCATCCAATGCACATTTATCTAATATAGCCGAACGAAACGGTGCAATTCCTGTTCCAGGTCCGATGAATATCATTGGCTTATTGTACTCAAATTTAAATGTTCCTTTCTGTATCCAAAATATTATCTTGTCTTCCTTTTTCAAACTCGCCAACCAATTAGAACACAGTCCATATCTTGGCTCTAGTAGTTTTGTTTTATACTTTACTACTGCTACTAAGAgatgaatttcattttcagtAATCCTTAAACTTGAAGCTATGCTAAATGCACGAGGCTTTATAGGAGacataatttcaaataataattttacatttaatttacTAGTTGTATGTGGAAAGTCTGCTAGTAACTCTAAAATAGTTCTTCTTGGCCTATTGATGTAATTATATAGTTCTTCTTGACCACTTGCTGTTGTAAATTCATCTAACTTGCCCTTCTCTAATTCATTTTCACTGATAAGAGATAACAGTTGCATCGTAGATCTGCGTGGCTTAAAGCTCAAATCCCAATACTGCTCTACAATTTGGTATAAAGTTAGAATTTGTTTTAGAACATTAGGtactttaatttctttttcagttACTTGAATTAACATATCCGGATTTAATTGCACATTATTgtcatttaatatattaaaaaatttttcaatttgtttttgaGAATTCTTGGGTCTAACATACACTATGTCTCCAGGTTGGTAATTAATGTTATCTGatctaaatttaattaatctaaCATCCTGGAAATGATCTTGTGCAGTAGttcttatattttcaattattgtACCCACTTTCACTTCATTATTTGTAAATACTTCTTTCATGAAAATATCATGAACTGAACAATATTCATTATTCATGGAATTTCTGTCTCTTTCTGATATATGAAATCTCTCAATTatgttattttcattattaatcAAATCTATTatggaaatattaaatgtatCGCCAACTTTCATCCACATTTCTTCTAGCCAAGAATCAACAACAGCATCAATTCCTAAATCATGTTGATCATCTGCTAGCCCAATAGGTAACAGTTCCTTTGCACCTAGTTGCATTAATCTTCTGTTTAACTTTTTTGctgcgaaattaaatttttgataGGAACTGTCACCTAAGCCTAATATTCCATACTTTATATTAGAAAGCAATGTTGTTGGGAGATTTTTTCGTAATAGAAGTCTCCAGAATTGCCTCATATTATTAGGAGGATCTCCTTGGCCTGTGGTTGCGACCACAAACACTATCATTTTTTCTGTATCAAGATTTTGAACGTTATAATCATTCATTGCAAAGACATTGCTTTCCAGGCcttttctgaaataaaatcgaAGAGACTTTTGTAAAAGACATTGTATATTAGCATcagtaattatattataaaataacattgATAAAGTTCTTAATGCTAATTAATGATTTCAAACTTTCTAATTGCGaaacaatatacatatatttctatCTATACAATAGAGGGAAGGACAATAACAAAACCTTTTGGCAGTTTTCCAAATTTGTTCAGCCACATCTTGTGCAGTACCTGTCTCACTACCGTACAATATCGTGATTCTCATAATGTTCTTTGTCGTAAAAAAATTTCGAGCGTAAGTCTTTTGATAGAAAAAGAATTGTATCGCGTCACGAGATACCGCTATGTTACCAATTTTCAGCTGTTACACCGTGACGTCATTGGTCGTTTAGCAGACGATATCTGGAGAAACGTAAGTTTCACGAACGGGGTATGTAAACTGTAAAAAgcaaatataattgttttttttCCGTGTTAAATGTATTTCGCATATGGTAATGGTCTTACTTAATCAAATGTCAAGGATAGGTGTCTAGGCTAAGCCCCATTTGGCGCTTAGCCCaggatatttataaataaaaaatagctTCCCGTGTGCATTGCGTGAACGAATGGTTTATTATGACTATTATATACCATAATTATGCCACTCAGCGATTGCttctacaatatttatatcccggcgaatttacatatttttatacgtCAGAAGAGTAATAGAACGCTTTGAAATCGGTACAAAATccaaaaacgaaagaaagaaagaatcgtAGCGCATCTTAAAAACCGGAAGCTGACATGATATTATCAGTATAAccataatagaaaatattcagAACTATTTGTGATATTTTACGAGGAAATTATTCGCGTACATGTGTTAATCACCTTCGCGAATGGGTTAATTTGAGAGAAATGAACGGGTTGTGGTTAGAATGCCCGTGGATGAACCGCGTGACGTAACTACGTGAAATGTCGAGTTTTTGCAGATGAAGTGACGTTGGTAGTACTGACATCTGTTTGCGAATGATTGTCAAAACCTATTTTCTCAACGAAGTCCGCAATTTTGCATGCCAGTATCGTAGGAAAACATCATGACTGCGTTCgatttgtaaaaagaaaagaggcgCAAAGTGCAACCGCGAGAAAGATAGCGCATCTGTTTTGGAGGAGTGAGTGAGTGCAGAGAAAGGtttctcgtttcgtttcaCTCGTCGCGTTTCACCCGTTCGACGAGTGACGTGCCTCGGGTCTTCGTCGGTGGGGAAGAGGATTGTTCTTGGATTTTAGCGCAAATAGAGAAGACGCGGGCTTTCGTCCTCGCGAAAAATTTATCACGCGACTGTGCGTCTTAACCTTTTCTATTGTTTAAATGCAATTAAAGTGGGCTGCTGGCCGCAGTGTGTGATTCCTGCGGATCGACGACTATCCTCACGTCAATTTCGCAGCGATCGACCGATGCATAGTACTTCGATGGAGCTTATTCGCGCGTGACACCAACTTTCGGGACACCAGGCTCGACTTTCGCCAGGTAGCCCCAATTCCGATCTACCACGTGTTATAAGCTTTACTTTGTTCCGGATATTGTATTCATATTTATCCTTGCCGCGACGCTTGCACGACATAAAAGCTCACAGAGGTCAGTCACATTTTAAACCTCGATTACAGTTTACCGCGTTTTGGTTTTGAAATGTTTAGCTTCGCCAACGAATTCAATGTCACGCTTCCCTAGAGGCCTTCGTTCGCACACTGTCATTATTCTcatcatatatattatttgcaTGTGATTAATGTCCATCGAATGTAAATAAAGGAGCTCTTAATGAGTTTTTTCTTAccttctattttattttgcgGATGTGTATCCTTTTGTTAAGGTTACGAAATTATCTTTGTTAATAAAGTTGACAATGCTTGCTttcgtttaatgttatatacATTTGTTTATACACGTCATGttcttttcttcattagtcataccttttctttttttctttgcaGATTTTGGTAGCTGTCTACATTTACGTTACTGTGGCAGCTTTTATTTTCCTACATACGATCAACATGTTTACCACATGAcatgaatttcattttatgaCAAGTACATAATATCActaatatttatggaaattatCTTTGCGTCACATTTTATGAcacaaaatatgaaaaattttattacatgcAATAACGGTTTAACAAGTATTTAATGCAACTTTTGACACCACATTTAtgctttataaatatttttaagtagTGTATGAACGTCACATTGTCTACGCATTAAAGACAATAATATTCACACAATAAAGGGCCATATAGAGAAAATGAATAGCAGGCTTGAAGAACAGGAGTCAAAATGGACATGTGAATATTGTACATACGAGAATTGGCCTTCATCGTTGAAATGCACAATGTGCAGAGGTGCCAAGCCTTTATTAGGGGAGGATATTTACCGCCTACGAGATCCAAGCCCACAAAGGTCTGGATCAAATGTCGCATCTGGTCCAGTAACTCATTTAAGTCCAACAGATTCTTACAATGTTAGTTGTCAAAATGTACCATTGGGAAAGTGGTCTTGTGCAATGTGTACCTATCTTAATTATCAAAATACCACACGTTGTGTTCAGTGTGGAAATAAGAAACCTACAGGTCTCAATCAGTCGATACACTCGACTGTAGCCTCGAATTTGCATGAACACCTAGCACCTCTTAGGCTAGGAGATCCACCACCAAACTCAGGATCGAATCCTCCTCCAATAAACTTACACCCAGAAAGATATTATAACTTACAAGCAAATTTACATCCCGAGAAATGGTCTTGCCTTGTGTGTACTTATGAAAATTGGCCAAAAGCCACAAAGTGTGTGATGTGTGGTAATCctaaagaaaaagatagaagagACAGAACAGCCAATAACATGGGTGTTATTTTACCAAGCCCAGAAAGAGATCATAGCCAGCGTAACTTACCTTCTCCGCCTCATACACCTTATATTCATCAAACCCAGAGGGATGAGAATTTGGCTGTGGGACGAaggtaaatttattttttacatttgtcGAGAATGATTGACTATTAATCAGAATTTGATTGGTAGAATTAGCGAGATAATAGCGACGAATATTCGAGTTTATTATAAGTTTTCTTATATTGTAGGAATTCACATAGATATCCTGATAGCAGAAATGACAATTTGTCAACTCCTCAATCCCCTAATAATTGTGACTATGAGCGTAGACTAAAACAGTTGAGGCGTCATACTGATTGGTGCTGGTTAAATGCGTGTCTTGGCATTGTGGAAGGTGACAATGCTCCTGTTGAAGCTTATTTGGCAAGTGGTGGTGATCCTGCTCGTCAATTGACGCATTCAGAAGTTCTGCTTCTAAATAGAAGTAGTGCTTTTGATGTTGGACATACCTTAGTACATTTAGCTATTAGGTCTGTGGGAAGTAATTTTTGACAAAGGATTTCTTTATGAAGCTATTTTAgcttattttatataattacatgAGTGTATATATTCTTTGGCGATGTTTCAACTTGTTCATTACACGTGTAGAAAAGTAAATCAACTATCATTGAGAAAGACACAGTTTCCAAATTGTTCTTTacacaattttattatacttttgACAGATTTCAAAGAGAGGATATACTAGCGAcattattatcacaaatcgaGGGTTCTGGATCTGGAGTAAAAAGAGTACCAAGTTATGTTGCACCAGATTTGGCTGCTCAAATTCGCAGACATGTCACTAATAGTATCCGGTTACGCAAGGGTTCTTTCCCATGTTATTTTGTCACTGATATAGCTACATTTGCTTTGCCTGCTGAGGTtactataacattataattctttctttgGGATATTATGGGATATTAGAGATATTAGTCCGTTAAAGATCCCTAGATGTAACGTAggttatataaataatatttaagcagaaaattaCTTATTAGGTTGAAGATTTACCAAGTATAGTGCAAGAACAGATGTTGGAAGAGTTATTAGATAAAGAAGCTCAACAACAATTAGAAGGTGGCGGCGGAGAACCACCAGCACTGAATTGGTCTTTAGAAATTACCGAACGTTTAGGAAGTCGTTTACATGCACTTTGGAATAGATCTGCTGGCGATTGTTTATTAGATTCTGCTATGCAAGCTACTTGGGGTGTTTTTGATCGAGATAATGCTTTAAGAAGAGCTCTTGCTGACACTTTACAACAAGCTGGTCAATTGTAAGCAATTCTTacgtcaatttttattataatattgtttTACAACACAtctatttttcttaatttagtTTTTATCCTCGATGGAGAGAATACGAAGCGTCTCAAGCATCTAGAATGTTGGATTTTACATTAGAAGAGACTCAATGGCAAGAAGATTGGGAAAGCTTATTA
This window harbors:
- the LOC126874117 gene encoding equilibrative nucleoside transporter 1 isoform X3 produces the protein MKCYIKSSYNTFKDRVPAGTEPVRLSPGWEGTGRPDDELNFRGVTMDQADLELNPPKDRLNIVFCIMVLHGIGILMPWNMFITAKNYFVNYKLSEEYTGIQSNYATNFLAYLGFAAQIPNLLFNWLNVFMQFGGNLTTRIVWGIFIQVLIFVCTVILAMTDSSGWPGVFFWITMISVIILNTANGIYQNSVFGMVAKLPTKYTGAVILGSNISGTFTAMINFLAQYMAPNPRTAAIYYFITALFILLACFDTYFALPINRFYRYRELLHQKGINKRQLENNARDKHNTPPYWKIFKQCFPQCFNTFFIFFVTLSLFPSVQSDIVRSDPNFIVSSNYYSTVMCFLTFNVTALIGSSIASLVQWPSKKYLIIPVLLRVFYIPLFLFCNYKPSGVSRILPVYISNDWIYFLIAVTMGISSGYFSSLSMMYCPRMVDSEYMATAGMFGAASLITGLFTGILFSMVMPILVANISFELS
- the LOC126874117 gene encoding NADPH-dependent diflavin oxidoreductase 1 isoform X4, which produces MRITILYGSETGTAQDVAEQIWKTAKRKGLESNVFAMNDYNVQNLDTEKMIVFVVATTGQGDPPNNMRQFWRLLLRKNLPTTLLSNIKYGILGLGDSSYQKFNFAAKKLNRRLMQLGAKELLPIGLADDQHDLGIDAVVDSWLEEMWMKVGDTFNISIIDLINNENNIIERFHISERDRNSMNNEYCSVHDIFMKEVFTNNEVKVGTIIENIRTTAQDHFQDVRLIKFRSDNINYQPGDIVYVRPKNSQKQIEKFFNILNDNNVQLNPDMLIQVTEKEIKVPNVLKQILTLYQIVEQYWDLSFKPRRSTMQLLSLISENELEKGKLDEFTTASGQEELYNYINRPRRTILELLADFPHTTSKLNVKLLFEIMSPIKPRAFSIASSLRITENEIHLLVAVVKYKTKLLEPRYGLCSNWLASLKKEDKIIFWIQKGTFKFEYNKPMIFIGPGTGIAPFRSAILDKCALDDNLNDCVLFFGCRNKKKDYHCKDDFEYLSLQKGLNLFCAFSRDQEHKIYVQHVIHSQKQLCWEFLNRNGNIYLAGTEPVRLSPGWEGTGRPDDELNFRGVTMDQADLELNPPKDRLNIVFCIMVLHGIGILMPWNMFITAKNYFVNYKLSEEYTGIQSNYATNFLAYLGFAAQIPNLLFNWLNVFMQFGGNLTTRIVWGIFIQVLIFVCTVILAMTDSSGWPGVFFWITMISVIILNTANGIYQNSVFGMVAKLPTKYTGAVILGSNISGTFTAMINFLAQYMAPNPRTAAIYYFITALFILLACFDTYFALPINRFYRYRELLHQKGINKRQLENNARDKHNTPPYWKIFKQCFPQCFNTFFIFFVTLSLFPSVQSDIVRSDPNFIVSSNYYSTVMCFLTFNVTALIGSSIASLVQWPSKKYLIIPVLLRVFYIPLFLFCNYKPSGVSRILPVYISNDWIYFLIAVTMGISSGYFSSLSMMYCPRMVDSEYMATAGMFGAASLITGLFTGILFSMVMPILVANISFELS
- the LOC126874117 gene encoding equilibrative nucleoside transporter 1 isoform X2; this encodes MAGSYTKKEFSVGPEEQTLLKDSNGTRIVPAKGTEPVRLSPGWEGTGRPDDELNFRGVTMDQADLELNPPKDRLNIVFCIMVLHGIGILMPWNMFITAKNYFVNYKLSEEYTGIQSNYATNFLAYLGFAAQIPNLLFNWLNVFMQFGGNLTTRIVWGIFIQVLIFVCTVILAMTDSSGWPGVFFWITMISVIILNTANGIYQNSVFGMVAKLPTKYTGAVILGSNISGTFTAMINFLAQYMAPNPRTAAIYYFITALFILLACFDTYFALPINRFYRYRELLHQKGINKRQLENNARDKHNTPPYWKIFKQCFPQCFNTFFIFFVTLSLFPSVQSDIVRSDPNFIVSSNYYSTVMCFLTFNVTALIGSSIASLVQWPSKKYLIIPVLLRVFYIPLFLFCNYKPSGVSRILPVYISNDWIYFLIAVTMGISSGYFSSLSMMYCPRMVDSEYMATAGMFGAASLITGLFTGILFSMVMPILVANISFELS